In the Longimicrobiales bacterium genome, one interval contains:
- a CDS encoding NAD-glutamate dehydrogenase, which yields MSDTTESARPGRTESPKISEVCDRLSQILDDSGPAVGFAETLLSKAPPELLSERDPDSLARMALGALSFMEASIGDRVDVSVTNPSQAVEGWEAPVTVLRTNVSERPFIVDTIREYLHAEGLSISSIVYPQFDVERDADKRFVSAKKPGLEGSPESLVHCEVTRVTDPERLEAIREGVASGLQDVVRATDDFAPMIDSVNAVVAELAENRKALPGRGAELAEIQDFMRWLRDGGFVFLGYRGYDMVDVGGGRSVAVEPGSGLGILRDEGRSRFAKPVPMTELLPEMQDLAERGPVLIISKTNAESTVHRRVRMDYIGLKKLGADGAVVGEHRFVGLFTSRAYSEDAENIPILREKLGQIIEHAGAAEGSHDYKEIFTIFNSLPKEELFLTSAEEIGDDIRTVLTAYHTSGVRVTLRGDPLRRGVAVMVILPKDRFSGDVRKSIEASLVDLFDEEILNYHLALGEGDQARLHFYIGATADQLEGLDPTALEARVARIIRTWIDRIEDGLEAVLESADDARRFSALYGSAFSAEYQAATDSEIAVRDILELEDMAAKGKRISIAFANQGGDVPVAGAEDATELKVYLREERLVLSDFMPILEDAGLRVLAVKPFDLDGDVGRATVYVFAVQDGEKRLLDVDHCGEILSETVLAVRSGEALSDPLNSLVVSAGLRWREVDVLRGYAEYAFQIGAVPSRNSLQSALVQYPGIARELFELYATKFDPELEASKADRLSAVDDIRTAFHGSLRSVAALADDRALRRLEELITATLRTNYFRHGGEAPTFRSGGVPYISYKFSCRDLEFLSKTRLVFEVWVHSARMEGVHLRGAKVARGGIRWSDRPDDFRTEVLGLVKTQMVKNAVIVPGGSKGGFVTRVVPVDPEERVAEGRDQYRTLQRGLLDLTDNLVDGKPVTPEGIVAYDPSDPYLVVAADKGTASFSDVANAISAEYDFWLDDAYASGGSNGYDHKVVGITARGGWECVRRHFREGGKDIQSEPFTVVGVGDMSGDVFGNGMLLSEQIRLVAAFDHRHIFIDPDPDPASTFAERKRVYEMGRSSWEDYDESLLSEGGMIVPRGSKEVELTPQALEALGLSAESTEAMDGESLIRAVLQAPVELLWNGGIGTYVKSVSETHVDAGDPSNDTVRIDSVDLRCEVVGEGGNLGLTQAARIAFALRGGRINTDALDNSGGVDMSDHEVNLKILLAPAVADGKMSADARNVLLEELTEAVADLVLTNNRTQSLGISLDALRAAEAGDDFRDLMFSLEKSGSLDRQSEFLPTVDVLQERRERGQALVRPELCVLLAYTKMSLMSDLLRSGLADDPVTESYLLGYFPPAATIAAGHDKLESHRLRREIIASQFTNDLVDLMGATFVNRLMRDTGRTSVQVARAWLVASRLADHRALLAEMAKQQTATNSRVTYRWLLGLARVLERTTRWMLANVDSDVSPAEVVDQNIEGLATLRDSFRDVVAGEDRTLFEARVGEIREVGADEAFSQRLMTLRFLDQLLEILDICREMQSETLTTGRVYYEVSEAFDIPWLRRSTFAVAGDDQWEQRAAQVLSEDLSRAHRALVIAIVSSGNDTPDSTQELIQRRSRDVQRFRNIADELKSEESPGLAAVSVAARELSVLASRLS from the coding sequence ATGAGCGACACTACGGAATCGGCCCGCCCAGGCCGCACCGAATCTCCCAAAATTTCTGAAGTCTGCGACCGTCTTTCACAGATCTTGGACGACTCAGGTCCGGCCGTTGGATTTGCGGAGACCCTCCTGTCGAAGGCCCCACCCGAGCTCCTGAGCGAGCGCGATCCTGACAGCCTAGCACGAATGGCTCTCGGCGCTCTCAGCTTCATGGAGGCTTCGATCGGGGACCGCGTCGATGTTTCGGTCACCAACCCGAGCCAGGCCGTCGAGGGTTGGGAAGCCCCGGTTACGGTGCTCCGGACGAACGTCAGCGAACGCCCGTTCATCGTCGACACGATTCGGGAATATTTGCACGCCGAAGGGCTCTCGATCTCCTCCATCGTCTATCCGCAGTTCGATGTCGAACGAGATGCTGACAAGCGATTCGTGTCCGCGAAGAAGCCTGGGCTTGAAGGAAGCCCGGAGTCCTTGGTCCACTGTGAGGTCACCCGCGTAACCGATCCCGAGAGGCTGGAGGCGATTCGCGAGGGTGTGGCTTCGGGGCTGCAGGACGTCGTTCGCGCGACGGATGATTTCGCGCCGATGATCGATTCGGTAAACGCGGTTGTCGCCGAACTCGCCGAGAACCGGAAAGCCCTGCCGGGTCGCGGTGCAGAGCTCGCGGAAATCCAAGACTTCATGCGCTGGCTTCGGGACGGCGGCTTCGTGTTTCTCGGCTACCGGGGCTACGACATGGTCGACGTCGGCGGTGGGCGTAGCGTGGCAGTCGAGCCGGGCTCCGGCCTCGGTATCTTGCGCGACGAGGGTCGGTCGCGTTTCGCCAAGCCGGTTCCGATGACCGAACTACTGCCGGAGATGCAGGATCTCGCTGAGCGCGGCCCTGTGCTGATCATCAGTAAGACCAACGCCGAGTCCACCGTGCACCGCCGTGTGCGCATGGACTACATCGGGCTGAAGAAGCTAGGTGCGGACGGGGCGGTCGTTGGTGAGCACCGCTTCGTTGGTTTGTTCACGTCGCGGGCGTATTCGGAGGATGCGGAGAACATCCCGATCCTGCGGGAGAAGCTCGGCCAGATCATCGAGCATGCGGGCGCGGCCGAAGGCTCCCACGACTACAAAGAGATCTTCACGATCTTCAATTCCCTGCCGAAGGAGGAGTTGTTCCTGACTTCGGCCGAAGAGATCGGGGATGATATTCGGACGGTCCTGACGGCGTATCACACGTCGGGTGTACGTGTGACACTTCGCGGTGATCCGCTTCGGCGTGGGGTCGCGGTCATGGTCATCTTGCCCAAGGACCGTTTTTCCGGCGACGTACGGAAGTCTATCGAAGCGTCCCTGGTAGATCTCTTCGATGAAGAAATCCTCAATTACCATCTCGCCCTCGGGGAGGGTGATCAGGCTCGGCTGCACTTCTACATCGGGGCCACCGCGGACCAATTGGAAGGGCTCGATCCGACCGCGCTTGAGGCGCGCGTGGCCCGCATCATTCGTACGTGGATAGATCGCATCGAAGACGGCCTGGAGGCCGTGCTCGAGTCCGCCGACGATGCCCGCCGATTCTCGGCCCTATATGGCAGCGCATTCTCAGCCGAGTACCAGGCAGCCACTGATTCCGAGATCGCCGTGAGGGATATCCTCGAGCTCGAGGACATGGCTGCTAAGGGGAAGAGGATCTCGATCGCTTTCGCCAACCAAGGAGGCGATGTCCCGGTTGCGGGCGCTGAAGACGCGACTGAGCTCAAGGTTTATCTGCGGGAAGAGCGACTTGTCCTGTCGGACTTCATGCCCATCTTGGAGGACGCCGGCTTAAGGGTATTGGCGGTGAAGCCCTTCGACCTGGACGGTGACGTGGGGCGTGCGACCGTCTACGTGTTCGCGGTACAGGACGGCGAGAAGCGACTTCTCGACGTGGACCATTGCGGAGAGATCCTGTCCGAGACGGTGTTGGCGGTGCGGTCGGGTGAGGCACTGAGTGACCCACTCAATTCTCTTGTCGTCAGTGCGGGTCTGCGGTGGAGAGAAGTCGATGTGTTGCGTGGATATGCCGAATATGCCTTCCAGATTGGAGCGGTTCCCAGTCGTAACTCGCTTCAGTCTGCCTTGGTGCAGTACCCCGGAATCGCGCGCGAATTATTCGAACTCTATGCGACGAAGTTCGATCCCGAGTTGGAAGCCTCGAAGGCGGACCGTCTTTCCGCTGTCGACGACATTCGGACGGCCTTCCACGGATCGCTTAGGAGCGTAGCAGCGCTTGCTGACGATCGAGCCCTCCGGCGCCTCGAAGAGCTCATCACAGCGACTTTGAGAACGAACTACTTCCGCCACGGTGGAGAGGCCCCGACGTTCCGGTCCGGTGGTGTGCCCTACATCTCCTACAAGTTCTCTTGTCGGGATTTAGAGTTCCTTAGTAAGACACGCCTCGTCTTCGAGGTGTGGGTCCACTCTGCTCGCATGGAGGGAGTGCACCTCCGGGGCGCGAAGGTCGCCCGTGGTGGGATCCGTTGGAGCGACCGGCCGGACGACTTCCGCACTGAGGTCCTCGGGTTGGTGAAGACCCAGATGGTGAAGAACGCCGTCATTGTGCCAGGCGGCTCAAAGGGTGGCTTCGTGACGCGTGTGGTCCCGGTGGACCCGGAAGAGCGCGTTGCTGAGGGCCGAGATCAGTACCGTACGCTCCAGCGCGGACTGCTCGACCTGACGGACAATTTGGTCGACGGAAAGCCAGTGACCCCCGAGGGCATCGTCGCGTACGACCCGTCCGATCCGTACCTCGTCGTTGCTGCGGACAAAGGGACTGCGTCCTTCTCGGACGTCGCGAACGCCATCTCAGCCGAGTACGATTTCTGGCTCGATGACGCCTATGCTTCCGGTGGATCGAACGGATATGACCATAAGGTGGTCGGCATCACCGCGCGTGGCGGCTGGGAATGCGTGAGGCGCCACTTCCGCGAAGGTGGCAAAGACATTCAGTCTGAACCGTTCACGGTGGTGGGGGTTGGCGACATGAGTGGAGATGTCTTCGGGAATGGAATGCTCCTCTCGGAGCAAATCCGTCTCGTCGCTGCGTTCGACCATCGGCACATCTTTATCGACCCGGACCCGGATCCTGCGTCGACCTTTGCCGAAAGAAAGCGCGTCTATGAAATGGGTCGCTCGAGCTGGGAGGACTATGATGAATCCCTCCTGAGTGAGGGCGGCATGATTGTGCCCCGTGGCTCCAAGGAGGTTGAACTCACGCCACAAGCGCTTGAGGCGCTTGGACTTTCCGCGGAAAGCACGGAAGCGATGGACGGTGAGTCGCTGATCCGAGCTGTGCTCCAGGCACCGGTCGAATTGCTGTGGAACGGCGGTATCGGGACATACGTTAAGTCCGTCTCGGAAACGCACGTGGACGCAGGCGATCCTTCGAACGACACGGTTCGTATCGACTCGGTGGACCTGCGGTGCGAGGTCGTGGGTGAGGGCGGCAACCTCGGCCTGACACAGGCAGCGCGTATTGCGTTCGCACTTCGAGGCGGGCGCATCAATACAGATGCTCTCGACAACTCGGGCGGCGTCGACATGTCGGATCACGAGGTCAACCTCAAGATCTTGTTGGCGCCTGCGGTCGCGGATGGGAAGATGTCTGCGGACGCAAGGAACGTCCTGCTTGAGGAACTGACTGAGGCCGTTGCAGATCTAGTGCTCACGAACAACCGGACTCAGAGTCTGGGGATCTCTCTCGATGCACTCCGTGCTGCGGAAGCCGGAGACGACTTCCGGGACCTCATGTTCTCGCTTGAAAAAAGCGGCTCACTGGACCGACAATCGGAGTTCCTCCCCACCGTCGACGTGCTCCAGGAGCGGCGGGAACGCGGCCAGGCGTTGGTCCGTCCTGAACTCTGTGTGTTGCTCGCGTACACGAAGATGTCACTGATGAGCGATCTGCTGCGGAGCGGATTGGCAGATGATCCGGTCACCGAGAGTTATCTCCTCGGGTACTTCCCGCCGGCAGCGACGATTGCGGCGGGACACGACAAGCTCGAGTCGCATCGTCTACGCCGGGAGATCATTGCCAGCCAGTTCACGAACGACTTGGTCGACCTGATGGGTGCGACCTTCGTGAATCGATTGATGCGAGATACGGGTCGCACGTCGGTGCAGGTAGCCAGAGCATGGTTGGTGGCTTCGCGTCTCGCGGACCACAGGGCTCTTCTTGCGGAGATGGCCAAGCAGCAGACCGCCACCAATTCCCGAGTGACGTACCGTTGGCTCCTCGGTCTGGCCCGTGTGCTCGAACGGACGACCCGATGGATGCTCGCCAACGTGGATTCTGATGTGTCGCCGGCCGAGGTCGTCGATCAGAATATCGAGGGCCTCGCGACCCTGCGAGATTCTTTCAGGGACGTTGTCGCTGGCGAGGACCGCACCCTGTTCGAAGCGCGTGTTGGGGAGATTCGCGAGGTCGGCGCCGACGAGGCCTTCTCGCAGCGGCTCATGACACTCCGATTCTTGGATCAACTCTTGGAGATTCTGGATATCTGCCGAGAAATGCAGTCGGAGACGCTCACGACGGGCCGCGTGTATTACGAAGTATCTGAGGCTTTCGATATCCCGTGGCTTCGACGCAGCACGTTCGCGGTGGCGGGAGACGATCAGTGGGAGCAGCGAGCGGCCCAGGTGCTGTCGGAAGACCTGTCACGAGCTCACCGCGCCCTGGTGATAGCAATCGTCAGTTCGGGCAACGACACGCCCGATTCGACGCAGGAGCTGATCCAGCGCCGCTCCAGGGACGTCCAGCGCTTCAGGAATATCGCTGACGAACTGAAGTCGGAGGAGTCGCCTGGACTGGCCGCGGTTTCGGTCGCCGCTCGGGAACTGTCGGTTCTGGCCAGTCGCCTTTCCTGA
- a CDS encoding DNA repair exonuclease, with product MRFVHVADVHLDTSFSGRSPAVRRRLREASRDAFRRAVDLAIREDVHALLIAGDLFDGDRLSFETERFLLDQVHRLEAHHITVVYATGNHDPGSQATGPRQLDWPSNVHVAFDDTPKRIRIDGSDGLPVGYVTAIGHETDRETRDLSRLMPRPDGELPEVALLHTQVHSTPGAEDHHAYAPSELSYLIRAGYDYWALGHVHIRQELSLDPPIVYAGSLIGRRHTDTGARGARLVDMGDRDAVALSFRPVAPVRWDTISVDHLEDATSLDRLERLVESAWRSARDAEANGTAVEWMVRVQLVGPCPLWRDLSAQENVRILEHELTDMLGVLDVSVIADRVHPLVPVEEHRVRGDVLGASLRLAEAIRRGETRLDELDPAALAGVAGDDPALVDAYVRDLLTDTDGELASRLLGSEADRS from the coding sequence ATGCGTTTCGTCCACGTCGCCGACGTCCACCTAGACACGTCGTTCTCAGGCCGCTCACCGGCAGTCCGACGTCGATTGCGCGAAGCGTCGAGAGATGCGTTCCGCCGAGCTGTCGACCTCGCAATTCGTGAAGACGTCCACGCTCTTCTGATCGCAGGAGACCTCTTCGACGGCGATCGCCTTTCGTTCGAGACTGAGCGCTTCCTGCTCGACCAGGTTCACCGGCTCGAGGCACACCACATCACTGTGGTCTACGCCACCGGCAATCACGACCCTGGCTCACAAGCAACTGGGCCGCGACAACTCGACTGGCCGTCGAACGTCCACGTCGCCTTCGATGACACGCCCAAGCGCATTCGTATCGACGGGAGCGACGGCCTTCCCGTCGGATACGTGACCGCCATCGGCCATGAAACAGACCGCGAAACACGGGACCTGTCACGACTCATGCCGAGACCTGACGGCGAGCTCCCCGAGGTCGCCTTGTTGCACACCCAGGTGCACTCGACTCCTGGAGCCGAGGATCACCACGCCTATGCGCCGTCCGAACTCTCCTATTTGATTCGGGCCGGTTACGACTATTGGGCGCTGGGGCACGTACACATCCGACAGGAATTGTCCCTCGATCCACCCATCGTGTATGCCGGGAGCCTCATTGGGCGCAGGCACACTGACACCGGTGCGCGGGGCGCGCGGCTTGTCGACATGGGAGATCGAGACGCCGTTGCGCTGTCCTTCCGGCCGGTAGCACCGGTCCGATGGGACACGATCTCGGTCGATCATCTAGAAGATGCCACCTCCCTGGACCGTCTCGAGCGGCTCGTCGAAAGTGCGTGGCGTTCGGCACGGGACGCAGAGGCCAACGGGACCGCGGTCGAGTGGATGGTCCGGGTGCAGCTCGTGGGGCCGTGCCCATTGTGGCGAGACCTGTCTGCTCAGGAGAACGTTCGGATCCTCGAACACGAGCTGACGGACATGTTGGGTGTTCTCGACGTTTCGGTGATCGCGGATCGGGTCCACCCACTCGTTCCAGTGGAAGAGCATCGGGTTCGGGGAGACGTCCTGGGGGCGAGCTTACGCCTGGCCGAGGCTATCAGGCGCGGGGAAACGCGGCTGGACGAACTCGACCCCGCTGCACTCGCGGGTGTGGCCGGAGATGACCCGGCCTTGGTCGATGCCTATGTACGAGACCTGCTCACGGATACGGACGGAGAGCTCGCATCCCGGCTCTTGGGTTCGGAAGCGGACCGTTCGTGA